A segment of the Actinomycetes bacterium genome:
GATGATGTCCTCGTCGGCGACAAGTACCGAGATGGGCGGCTCGGCCGCCTGAGCGGCAAACGCGAGGTCGCCGATCCGGCGCGCCCCCAAAGCGTCCGCCGCACAGCCGGAAACCTCGACGTCGACGGGACGGCCGACGCTCATCGCTCGGTTGAGTGTGGGGCTTTGCTCCGGTTCGACGGCAACGACACGAGCGCGACCCAGAGCAGCTGCGGCGACCCCGGCGTAGAGGCCGCCACCACCCACTGCAATGACGATCGTGTCGATCGTCGGCTCTTCTCCGAGGATTTCCTCGCCTAGCGTCCCTGCACCGGCTGCGACCTCAACTTGGTCGTAGGCGTGGGCGAAGGCCGCACCGGTTGACTCGCCGAAATCGACGGCCGCTTGGTAGGCCTCGGCGTACTCGGTGCCGAAGCGTCTGACCTCCGCGCCGTAGCTGCGGATGCGCGCAACCTTGACCTCGGGTGCGGTCTCCGGCACGAAGACCGTCGCTCTAACCCCCAGCTCATCCGCGACGTAGGCTTGAGCGAGCCCCGCGTTGCCACCAGAAGCAACGACGATTCCGGCCCCGCTGAGCTCGCCGCGTTCGATCGCAGTGAGCTGGCGATTGAAGGCCCCCCGGGTCTTGAAGACGCCGCAATGCTGCAAGAACTCGCACTTGATCCACACGGTGTCGCTGCCTGCCGGGCTCATCAGGGGGGTTCGACGGATGCGCCCCTCGATGCGACGGGATGCGGCGAGAACGTCGTCTCGAGTGACCCTCACCTGGCCAGTATCACTTGCGGTGGTGCGCGACAGAATGCCGGATACCGAGCGGATCGGTGGGCGTTACGGGGTCCGCTGTGATCGGCCAAGCCGGCGACGGATCGACTCTCGCTGCGCCTCGACGCACGGCTCGCAGCGGCACCCGTAGTCGGTGTAGCGGGTGACGCCGTGGTCGGGCGGCACGGATCGAGACTAGGACGGTCACGATCCGGATACGACATCGGTGACAACCCGGGGTTGACAGCAATCCGTCAGGGCTACCGTCGCTGCCATGGTGAACCCACGCAAGCGTGAGAAGTACTTGGCCTTCGTCGAAGCGCGGCGGCGCCTCAACTCCGCCCTTCCGTCAGCGACAGCAGCCGTGCAGGAAGGAGCTCCGGACGCCATCGTGTCCGCGGAGGACGTGCCGAGGGTGAGTCGCCTGGTAGAGGACGTTCAGTCCACGTGGCCGGCGTATCAGCCGAGCCACTCGACGCATAGGTAAGCCGTCCTGCGACCCCAACGCCAGGGACGTGGCATCACCGCCCGTGCGCGAGGCGCTGATCGGCCCGGATGGGGTGCGCGTGGAGCGCATCCTCGTCACTCGTCACCTCGACCAGCCGGCTCGGCAGATGCTGCGGGTCCGGAGAGGCAGCTACCTCGCAGACTGCGCCACCGTGGCCGAGCTCGTCGACCTAGCGTCGCTGGTGCCAGAGCAGCATGAGTAAGCCTGACCCTCCTTGTCCACCATGCCGGTAAGGTCCCAGCCATGGCGCGACGGGGAAACAGGGTCGGCTCTTCGACGTCACGGTCTATCTCTCGTCAGCGGTCTTGGTCCTGCTCCTGGCGGGCGCATTGTCGAGCGGTGCGGTCGCGGCCGCCGCGCTCATTCCGTTTGGGTTCGCCGTCTGGCGCCAACGCTGACTGAGACGGGGAGCACCGGGTTGGGTGACGTGGTGGCGTCCATCGGTGTGATCGTCCTCATCGGCTGCGTGGTGCTGCTGGCGCTGAGCGGACATCGGTGACGTCTCGCGCAGCCGATCCCTCTTGTGCGTCGTCGCTGATCCACGCTGCGAGGAGGCTGAGGGACGCACCAAGCAACGCACTGACGCCTACCAGCAGCGATGCCAACCGCCGGTTGGAGCCGCCCGCGGGGTCCGCTCGAGGATTCGTTCCCCATGGGGTCCCCTTGTGAGTCCGCAGATAGTCCGCAAGACGTTCGCTTGCGGTCAACTACTGCCAACGGTTGTCAGCAGCGTTTCCGCAGGTTAGAGGGCAAGTGCCATGCACAGTCAACCGTTGCCAACTATGCGGGGTGAGGACAACATGTCGTCGGTGTCCAAGGCCAGCTAGGCGGCTGACCGCAGCACACGCCCTTCCTCCCGCGCGTGACCGACAGTCCTCGCGGGTAGGTGCGTCGTCGTCGCAAGCCGCGCAGAAGGAGTCAGGGTGGACGCTTCGTCGGAAGAGCACACGGCCGCTGCCCGCCGCGGGCGCCCCGACGTGGTCGTGATCCTCACCGACGACCAGCGCCCGGACACGCTGCCGCACATGCCGGCGGTGCGTGAGCACATCGTCGGCAAGGGCACCCGGTTCAGCCGGATGGTGTCGCCCACGCCGACCTGCTGCCCCTCTCGGTCATCCTTGCTGACCGGTCTGTCCGCCCGGCGGACCGGGGTCTACGGCAACTCGCACCCGGACGGCGGGTGGCGGACCTTCTTCGACAACGGCAACGAGAGCCGCACCCTGGCGACGGCGCTGCAAGGGCATGGCTACCGCACCGGCATCGTCGGCAAGTACCTCAACGGCTTCGCCCAGAACGAGCTGGGCCTCACGGCCGGTCACCGGCCGCCGGGGTGGGACGTCTTCCTCACCTTCCGGAAGCGCACCGGCGCCTACTACGACTACACGCTCACCGACGGCAGCCACCACGGGAAGGACGCAGCGGACTACTCCACCGACGTGCTCGGCGGGCGAGCCGCCCGGTTCATCCGCAGCACCGATCCCGACCAGCCGCTGTTCCTGCTGTTCTCGCCGTTCGGCCCGCACAAGCCCTACCGGCCGGCACCGCGGCACAAGGGCGACTTCGCCGACCTGCCGACGTACCAGCCGCGCTCGGTCACCGAGAGGGTGGCGGACAAGCCGCCCTTCCTGAGGGACCGCCCGCGGGTGAAGCAGGCGACCATCGACTGGGTCCGGGCGAGGCAGCAGGAGCAGCTGGCATCCGTCGACGACGCCGTGGCCGAGATCGTCGATGCCCTCCGCGAGTCAGGCCGGCTGCACAACACGCTTCTGATCTACATGTCGGACAACGGCCTGATGACCGGCGACCACCGCATGATCGGCAAGTCCCTGCCCTACCGCTTCGCGACGGACGTGCCGCTCGTGGTGCGCTGGGACGGCCACGTCGACGCCGGCGAGGTCGACCGGCGGCTGGTCGCGACGGTCGACGTGACCACCACCATCATCGAGGCGACCGGCGCAACCCTGGACACCGACGGGACCAGCGTCATGAGCGACGAGAAGCGGTCCGGCGTGCTCGTCGAGGGACGCAAGTGGCAGCGGCTGGACGGATCGGTGCCGCACCCGGCCTACTGCGGGCTGCGCACCGACCACTTCCTGTTCGCGCGCTACGCGGACGGCTTCGAGGAGCTCTACGACTACCGGGAGGACCCGTTCGAGGCGCGCAACCGGGCGGGCGACCCGGACCATGCCGAACGGGTGCGCTCGATGCGGCTGCGGACGCTCGAGGGCTCGGTCCCGCGGCCTCCCGGCTTCTCCTGAACCCGGGCCGGATGGCTAGGGTCCTCCCGTGGCAGCGCCGAGGGACGACGACCCCCGCTCGATGCGCGAGCGGATGCTCGCCGGCGACCTGTACGTCGCGGACGACCCGGAGATCGCCGAGCACCTCGCCGCGGCGCAGGACCTGATGGCCTCCTACAACGCGACGACCCCGCGCCAGGGGCCGCTGCGGCGGCACCTGCTCGAGTCCTTGCTCGGTCGGTCGGCGAGGGGACCGAGATCCGGCCTCCGCTCTACGTCGACTACGGGGCCCTGATCTCGGTCGGCGCCCGCACGTTCGCCAACTACGGCCTCGTGGCCCTCGACGTCGGCGCCATCACCATCGGCGACGACGTGCAGATGGGCCCCCACGTGCAGCTGCTCACCCCGACCCACCCGGTGGCCGCCGGCCCCCGCCGCGACAAGTGGGAGGCGGCGCTGCCGATCACGATCGGTGACAACGTCTGGCTCGGCGGTGGCGCGGTCGTACTGCCCGGAGTCACGATCGGCGCCAACAGCGTCGTCGGCGCGGCGCCGTCGTCACCAAGGACGTCCCGCCGGACGTGGTCGTGGTCGGCAACCCGGCCCAGGCGGTCCGGGCCGTCGAGCCCTGACTCGCCTCCTCGGACGGCCGACGATGACGTACGGCGCGCTCGTCACGCATCCGCGGGCAGCACCGGGCACGAACTACCGGGCATGCCCCCAGCCGCGCCTCCCGTGGCGCCGTCAGGCGTCCTCGAGGCGGAAGCCCACCTTCATGCCGACCTGGAAGTGCTGCGGCGCCCCGTCGACCACCTGGCCACGCACCTGGGTGACCTCGAACCAGTCCAGGTGGCGCAGGGTCTGGGCGGCCCTGGCCAGGCCGTTGCGGATGGCGGCGTCGACCCCCTCCTCGGAGGTGCCGACGATCTCGGTGACGCGGTAGGTGCGGTTGCTCATCCGGTGCTCCTCGAAGGGTGTCGGGTCGGTCTGGGGCGGTTAGGGTGAGACGCGTGGCCCGCACCTCGCAGCGCGCACCACGGCTCCTGCGCAGGCGGTCCGGCGCCCGGGAGCCGGTCTACCAGATCACCGGCGCCCGGCGCGGCGTCCGGGAGGACGTCGACACCCGCACCCGGCGCTACCTGATCTCCATGGGCATCCGCACGATCTGCTTCGTGCTCGCCGTGGTCTTCGACGGCTGGCTGCGCTGGGTCTTCATCGCGGGCGCGATCGCGCTCCCCTACCTGTCGGTGGTGTTCGCCAACGGGGGCCGCGAGAGGGTGGTCGACCTGCCCGAATCGGACCTTGCGGACGACCGGCGCGCAATTGGCCGCTCGGGCTCTTGAGGTGACATCGATCCGTGCAATACTCCCGCCACAGCGTCGTGCGGCTCTTCCGCGCGACGACTCGAGCGCGATGCCGGGCGGCTCCCCCCGTGGCTGCCCGGCATCGCCCTGTCGGGGGTAGCCGGTGACCGAGGGCCCTGAAGCCGCCTCGCCGGTGTGCTCGGCGAAGGGGTGCCGTGCCGACGCCGCCTGGGTCCTCGCCTGGAACAATCCGCGGCTGCACACGCCGGACCGGCGCAAGACCTGGACCGCGTGCGACGAGCACAAGGAGTCGCTGACCGAGTTCCTCGCCTCCCGAGGGTTCATGCGGGAGACCCGCTCGATCGCCGAGTGGCACGCCTCGGCGTCCGCATCGCCCGCCGTGGACCGGCTCTCGGGTCAGGAGGGCTAGCTAGCCGCCGATCGCCGACATCGGCCGGTCGGGCTGCAGGAAGCCGGGGTCGCCGATGCCGTGCCCGGCCCGCTTGGCCAGCAGCGAGGCCCGCATCCGCGCAGCGAGCCCGTCGTCGTCGACCCCGGCGCGCATCGCCGTGCGCAGGTCGGACTCCTCGCGGGCGAACAGGCAGTTGCGCAGCTGCCCGTCGGCGGTCAGCCGCACCCGGTCGCACGCTCCGCAGAACGGCCGGGTGACCGACCCGATGACGCCGACCCGGCCGGGGCCGCCGTCGACCAGCCACTCCTCGGCGGGCGCGCTGCCCCGGTCCTCGGGCACCTCGGTCAGGGTGAACGCGTCGGCCAGCCGGGCCAGGATCTCGTCGGCGTCGACCATCTGGCTGCGGTCCCAGCCGTGCTGCGCGTCGAGGGGCATCTGCTCGATGAACCGCAGCAGGTAGCCGTGGTCGATCGCCCACCGCAGCAGCGGGACCGCCTCGTCGTCGTTGACGCCGCGCACCAGCACCGCGTTGACCTTGACCGGGGTCAGGCCCGCTGCCTCGGCGCCGGCCAGGCCGTCGAGCACGTCGGAGAGCCGGTCCCGCCGGGCGATGGTCGCGAACCGCTGCGCGTCGAGCGTGTCCAGCGAGACGTTGACCCGGTCCAGCCCGGCGTCGGCCAGCGCTCCGGCGACCTTGGCCAGCCCGATGCCGTTGGTGGTCAGCGAGGTGTGCGGCCGGGGCTCCAGCGCGGTGACCCGCTCGACGATCGACACCAGACCCCGGCGCAGCAGCGGCTCGCCGCCGGTGAAGCGGACCTCGGTGACGCCCTCGGCCACGGCGACCGACACCAGCCGCACGACCTCGTCGTCGGTGAGCAGCTCGGGGCCGGGCAGCCACTCCAGCCCCTCGGGCGGCATGCAGTAGGAGCACCGCAGGTTGCACTTGTCGGTCAGCGAGACCCGCAGGTCGGTCGCCACACGACCGAAGGTGTCCACCAGCACCGGTCCACCCTACGTCCCCCGGCCGACAACGGCGGGTTACGGTCTGCGGTGATGGCCGGTCCGCAGGGCGGAGCAGTGCGTCGGCCCTACCGGTTCCTGCTGTCCAGGCGGTGGGTCGGCCTCCTCGTCGTGGCCCTCCTGGTGGCACTGGGTTGCGTTCTGCTCGGCCGGTGGCAGCTGGACCGGCTGGGGCAGCGCCACGAGCGCAACGACCTGCTCCGCCGCAACCTGACCAGCGCGCCGGTGGCGCCCGCCGAGCTGCTGTCGGTGGGCCGGGAACCGCGCGACGGCGACCAGTTCGCCCGGATCCGTGCGACCGGTCGCTACGACGAGGACCGGCGGCTGCTGGTCCGGACCCGCCCGTTCCAGGGGCAGGTCGGCTACTACGTGCTGACCCCGTTCGTGACCGACGCCGGCCCGGCGCTGCTCGCGGTGCGCGGCTGGGTGCCCGGTGGCCCGACGGCCGAGTCGCTGCCGGACGTACCGCCGCCGCCGTCCGGCGAGGTGACGGTCACGGCCCGGATCAGGCAGAGCGAGCCGCCCTCCACCACCGGAACACCGCCCGAGGGCCAGGTGACCCGGATCGACGTCCCGGCCATCGCGAAGACGCTGCCCTACCCGGTCTACGGAGGCTACGGGGAAGTGACCGCCGAGCAACCGCGCCTGCGCGACCGCCCGGAGCGGCTGCCCGCTCCGGAGCCGAGCGAGGGCCCGCACCTGGCCTACGCCTTCCAGTGGTTCCTGTTCGCCCTGCTCGCGCTCGGCGGCTACGTCCTGCTCGCCCGGCGCGAGGAGGCCGACCTGACCGCCGGAACGACGCGCGAACAGCCCCTGACGCGGGTACGGGTGCGCCCGTGACGCTGCGCATCGAGGACTACGCCCTCATCTCCGACCGCCTCGCGGCCGGCCTGGTCGGTCGCGACGGGTCGATCGACTGGCTGTGCTTCCCGCGATTCGACTCCGACGCGGTCTTCGCCAACCTCGTCGGCACCGAGGAGAACGGCCACTGGCGGGTCGCGCCGCGCGACGGCGGGCCGGCCACCCGCCGCTCCTACCGCGGCGACACGATGATCCTCGAGTCCGAGTGGGACGGTCCCGACGGGTCGGTGCGGGTCATCGACTTCATGCCGGAGCGCGGCGAGGCACCCGACGTGGTGCGCATCGTCGAGGGCATCGCCGGCTCGGTGCGGATGCGCAGCGAGCTGCGGCTGCGGCCGGGCTACGGCGACGTCGTGCCGTGGGTGCGCCACCTCGACGGCATGATCGCCGCGGTCGCCGGCCCCGACTCGGTCTGGCTGGCGTCGGACGTCGCCCACCACGGCCGAGACTTCGCGTCGTTCGCCGACTTCACCGTGGAGGCCGGCCAGCGCGTCTCGTTCGTCCTCACCTGGAACCCGTCGTACGTCCACCGGCCCAACCCGGTCGACCCGCTTGCCGCGCTGGAGGACACCGAGCGGTTCTGGACCGACTGGGCGGCGCAGTGCCGGTACGAGGGCCGCTACCGCGAGGCGGTCGTCCGCTCGCTGCTCACGCTCAAAGCGCTCACCTACGCCCCGACCGGCGGGATCGTCGCCGCCGCGACGACCTCCCTGCCCGAGCAGCTGGGCGGCGTGCGCAACTGGGACTACCGCTTCTGCTGGCTGCGCGACGCGACGTTCACCCTGCAGGCCCTGGTCAAGACCGGCTACGCGGACGAGGCCGTCGCCTGGCGCGAGTGGCTGCTGCGGGCCATCGCCGGCGCGCCCGGCCGGCTGCAGATCCTGTACGGCGTGGCCGGTGAGCGCCGGGTGCCTGAGCAGGTGCTGCCGTGGCTGGCCGGCTACGAGGCGTCGGCGCCGGTCCGGGTCGGCAACGACGCGGCCGGGCAGCGCCAGCTGGACGTCTACGGCGAGGTCATGGACACGCTGTGGCTGGCCCGGACGTACGGCCTGGACCCCAACGAGGACGCCTGGCGCATGCAGCGGGGCCTGATGACCTGGCTCGAGAGCGGGTGGCGCGACCCCGACGAGGGGCTGTGGGAGGTGCGCGGTCCGCGTCAGCACTTCACCCACTCCAAGGTGCTCGCCTGGGTGGCCGCCGACCGCGCGGTGCGGACCGTCGAGAGCTCCGGCCTGGAGGGTCCGGTCGACCGGTGGCGGGCGCTGCGCGAGGAGATCCACGCCGACGTCTGCGCCAAGGGCTTCGACACCGACCGCGGCACCTTCACCCAGTACTACGGCTCCCGCGGCCTGGACGCCGCGACGCTGCTCATCCCCCAGGTCGGCTTCCTGCCCGCTGACGACGAGCGCGTGCGCGGCACCGTGCGGGCCGTCCAGCGCGAGCTCTGCACCGACGGTGGGCTGATCCGTCGGTACGACGTCGACGCCGACGGCGCGGACACCGGCGCGGCCGCCGGGTCGGTCGACGGCCTGCCCGGCGACGAGGGTGCCTTCCTGGCGTGCTCGTTCTGGCTGGCCGACGCGCTGGCCCTGGACGGCCGGATCGACGAGGGACGCGCGCTGTTCGAGCGGCTCCTCGACCTGCGCAACGACGTCGGCCTGCTCGCCGAGGAGTACGACGTCGAGGCCGGCCGCCAGCTCGGCAACGTGCCGCAGGCCTACAGCCACCTCGCGCTGGTCAACTCGGCGCTGAACCTGGAGGACGTGCCCGCCCCGGGCCGCGAAGCACCTGCCGAGCAGCGCGCCGACTGAGCTCGGGCACCGGGCGGCCCAGCCAGTCGACACCCGGGTCCTGCCGGACCGGCACGAAGCCGCCGCGGTTCCAGAACCGGAGCCCGCGCGCGTTGGTGGGGCTGACCCCGACGTGCACACCGGGCGCGCCCTGCACACCCAGTGCCCCGAGGGCCTCGGTCAGCAGGGCCCGGCCGATGCCACGGCCCTCCGCCACCGGCAGCAGGTTGAGGTGCAGGTGCGCCGGGTGGCCGGCGACCACGTCGTCGGGCGAGCGCGGCGGGTGGTGCACGAGGTGGCGGAGCCGCTGGTCGAGAGTCCAGCCCCGCGGGTCCGTCTCGTCGAGCTGCGGGGCGACGTACCGCCGCCTCAGCCGCGGCCACCACCCCGCCTCGCACGCCGCCTCGTAACGGCGGGTGTCCGGCGTTCCGATGACGTAGCCCACGACGGCGCCGCCCTCGACCGCCACCCAGCAGGTCGCCGGCTCGAGCGCGAGGTAGGGGCCGACCCAGACGTCACCCATCAGCTCGGCGGAGACCTGGCCGGAGGCGTCGCCACCGTCGTCACCGGTGCGAAGGCAGATGTCGTAGACCGCCGCGCGGTCGCTGAGGTCGTACGTCCGGACGAGCATCAGCGCAGGGCCGGCACCAGCGTGGTGAGCGTCCCGGCGGCAGCGTCGAGCTCGGCCTCGACGCCGAGCGGCACCGTCAGCTGCGGGATGCCGTGCCCGAAGGGCAGTCCGGACATCAGCGGGACGCCGAGGCCGGCCAGCCGCTCGGCGACGGTGTCGACCGCCCCGTCGCCGCAGTCGACCCACGAGCCGAGCACGACACCGGCCACCCCGTCGAACCAGCCGGTGCGCAGCAGCTGGGTGAGCAGGGAGTCGAGGCGGTAGGCGGGCTCGGCGACGTCCTCGAGCACCGCGATGCCGCCGGAGCCCGGCCGGGACTCCGCGGTGCCGACGGTGTTGGCCAGCAACGCCAGGGTGCCGCCGACGGTCAGGCCGGTGGCCCGCCCCGCGACGTGGCAAACCGTCGAGCCCGGCCACGCCAGCTGGCGCACCGCGTCGGGCTCGAAGAGTGTTCGCCGGAGGTGCTCGACGCTCACCGGGTCCGGGTGCTCACCGCCGAACACCGCCGCCGCCGGCATCGGGCCGAAGAGCCCGACCAGCCCCAGGTGGTGGGCCACCGCCTCATGCAGGACGGTCACGTCGCTGAAGCCGACCAGCACCTTCGGGCCGGCCGCGGCCATCGCCGCCCAGTCCAGTCGGTCGACCAGCCGGGCCGCGCCGCTGCCCCCGCGGGCGCACAGCACCGCCGCCGTCGAGGGGTCGCACCAGGCCGACTGCAGGTCGGCCGCGCGCTCGGCATCGGTGCCCGCGTGGTGCCGGGTCCTGGCCAGCGCGTGCTCGCCGACGACCACCTCGAGGCCCCACGACCGCAGCAGCTCGCAGCCGCGCTCCAGCCGGTCCCGCGCGACGTGGCCGCTCGGCGCGACCACGGCGACCCGGTCGCCCGGACGCAGCCGTCGCGGCCGGGTCAGCGATTGCACCGCAGCACCCTATGGGCAGGATGTCCGTCATGGATCTCGGACTGCGCGACCACGTGTACGTCGTCACCGGAGGCAGTCGGGGCCTGGGGCTGGCCAGCGCACAGGCGCTGGTCGCTGACGGGGCCCGGGTCGTCCTCTGCTCCCGCGAAGAGAAGCGGCTGACCGCGGCGGCTGCCGAGCTCGGCGGGCCGGACCACGCGTTGGCCGTGCCCGGCGACATGGCCGACGCGGGTCTCGGCGCCCGGCTGGCCGGCGCCGCGGTGGGTCGCTTCGGTCGTCTCGACGGCGCCCTGGTCAGCGTCGGAGGCCCGCCCGGCGGACCGGCGCTCGAACTGACCGACGAGGTGTGGCGCAGCTCGTTCGAGTCGGTGTTCCTGGGCACGGTGCGCATCGTGCGCGCGGTCGCCTCCGCGATCGGCCACGAGGGCGGCGCGATCGCCTTCGTCCTGTCCCTGTCGGTGAAGCAGCCGATCGACGGGCTCGCGTCGTCCAACGGGCTGCGCCCCGGGCTCGGCATGCTCGCCAAGACCATGGCCGACGAGC
Coding sequences within it:
- a CDS encoding LD-carboxypeptidase, with amino-acid sequence MQSLTRPRRLRPGDRVAVVAPSGHVARDRLERGCELLRSWGLEVVVGEHALARTRHHAGTDAERAADLQSAWCDPSTAAVLCARGGSGAARLVDRLDWAAMAAAGPKVLVGFSDVTVLHEAVAHHLGLVGLFGPMPAAAVFGGEHPDPVSVEHLRRTLFEPDAVRQLAWPGSTVCHVAGRATGLTVGGTLALLANTVGTAESRPGSGGIAVLEDVAEPAYRLDSLLTQLLRTGWFDGVAGVVLGSWVDCGDGAVDTVAERLAGLGVPLMSGLPFGHGIPQLTVPLGVEAELDAAAGTLTTLVPALR
- a CDS encoding sulfatase; its protein translation is MDASSEEHTAAARRGRPDVVVILTDDQRPDTLPHMPAVREHIVGKGTRFSRMVSPTPTCCPSRSSLLTGLSARRTGVYGNSHPDGGWRTFFDNGNESRTLATALQGHGYRTGIVGKYLNGFAQNELGLTAGHRPPGWDVFLTFRKRTGAYYDYTLTDGSHHGKDAADYSTDVLGGRAARFIRSTDPDQPLFLLFSPFGPHKPYRPAPRHKGDFADLPTYQPRSVTERVADKPPFLRDRPRVKQATIDWVRARQQEQLASVDDAVAEIVDALRESGRLHNTLLIYMSDNGLMTGDHRMIGKSLPYRFATDVPLVVRWDGHVDAGEVDRRLVATVDVTTTIIEATGATLDTDGTSVMSDEKRSGVLVEGRKWQRLDGSVPHPAYCGLRTDHFLFARYADGFEELYDYREDPFEARNRAGDPDHAERVRSMRLRTLEGSVPRPPGFS
- a CDS encoding DUF3099 domain-containing protein, with product MARTSQRAPRLLRRRSGAREPVYQITGARRGVREDVDTRTRRYLISMGIRTICFVLAVVFDGWLRWVFIAGAIALPYLSVVFANGGRERVVDLPESDLADDRRAIGRSGS
- a CDS encoding dodecin → MSNRTYRVTEIVGTSEEGVDAAIRNGLARAAQTLRHLDWFEVTQVRGQVVDGAPQHFQVGMKVGFRLEDA
- a CDS encoding GNAT family N-acetyltransferase, with the translated sequence MLVRTYDLSDRAAVYDICLRTGDDGGDASGQVSAELMGDVWVGPYLALEPATCWVAVEGGAVVGYVIGTPDTRRYEAACEAGWWPRLRRRYVAPQLDETDPRGWTLDQRLRHLVHHPPRSPDDVVAGHPAHLHLNLLPVAEGRGIGRALLTEALGALGVQGAPGVHVGVSPTNARGLRFWNRGGFVPVRQDPGVDWLGRPVPELSRRAARQVLRGPGRARPPGSAPS
- a CDS encoding glycoside hydrolase family 15 protein — protein: MTLRIEDYALISDRLAAGLVGRDGSIDWLCFPRFDSDAVFANLVGTEENGHWRVAPRDGGPATRRSYRGDTMILESEWDGPDGSVRVIDFMPERGEAPDVVRIVEGIAGSVRMRSELRLRPGYGDVVPWVRHLDGMIAAVAGPDSVWLASDVAHHGRDFASFADFTVEAGQRVSFVLTWNPSYVHRPNPVDPLAALEDTERFWTDWAAQCRYEGRYREAVVRSLLTLKALTYAPTGGIVAAATTSLPEQLGGVRNWDYRFCWLRDATFTLQALVKTGYADEAVAWREWLLRAIAGAPGRLQILYGVAGERRVPEQVLPWLAGYEASAPVRVGNDAAGQRQLDVYGEVMDTLWLARTYGLDPNEDAWRMQRGLMTWLESGWRDPDEGLWEVRGPRQHFTHSKVLAWVAADRAVRTVESSGLEGPVDRWRALREEIHADVCAKGFDTDRGTFTQYYGSRGLDAATLLIPQVGFLPADDERVRGTVRAVQRELCTDGGLIRRYDVDADGADTGAAAGSVDGLPGDEGAFLACSFWLADALALDGRIDEGRALFERLLDLRNDVGLLAEEYDVEAGRQLGNVPQAYSHLALVNSALNLEDVPAPGREAPAEQRAD
- a CDS encoding SURF1 family protein, with product MAGPQGGAVRRPYRFLLSRRWVGLLVVALLVALGCVLLGRWQLDRLGQRHERNDLLRRNLTSAPVAPAELLSVGREPRDGDQFARIRATGRYDEDRRLLVRTRPFQGQVGYYVLTPFVTDAGPALLAVRGWVPGGPTAESLPDVPPPPSGEVTVTARIRQSEPPSTTGTPPEGQVTRIDVPAIAKTLPYPVYGGYGEVTAEQPRLRDRPERLPAPEPSEGPHLAYAFQWFLFALLALGGYVLLARREEADLTAGTTREQPLTRVRVRP
- a CDS encoding SDR family oxidoreductase → MDLGLRDHVYVVTGGSRGLGLASAQALVADGARVVLCSREEKRLTAAAAELGGPDHALAVPGDMADAGLGARLAGAAVGRFGRLDGALVSVGGPPGGPALELTDEVWRSSFESVFLGTVRIVRAVASAIGHEGGAIAFVLSLSVKQPIDGLASSNGLRPGLGMLAKTMADELGPRNIRVLSLLPGRLDTDRVRELDQASGRPKKQREEFERRIPLGRYGEAAEFGRVAAFALSPAASYLNGAAIPVDGGLSRAL
- a CDS encoding threonine/serine dehydratase, whose amino-acid sequence is MRVTRDDVLAASRRIEGRIRRTPLMSPAGSDTVWIKCEFLQHCGVFKTRGAFNRQLTAIERGELSGAGIVVASGGNAGLAQAYVADELGVRATVFVPETAPEVKVARIRSYGAEVRRFGTEYAEAYQAAVDFGESTGAAFAHAYDQVEVAAGAGTLGEEILGEEPTIDTIVIAVGGGGLYAGVAAAALGRARVVAVEPEQSPTLNRAMSVGRPVDVEVSGCAADALGARRIGDLAFAAQAAEPPISVLVADEDIIQARAQLWSEYRIASEFGAATAYAAILSKQYTPSDDERVAVVVCGANTDPRSLGRDLLR
- the moaA gene encoding GTP 3',8-cyclase MoaA, producing MLVDTFGRVATDLRVSLTDKCNLRCSYCMPPEGLEWLPGPELLTDDEVVRLVSVAVAEGVTEVRFTGGEPLLRRGLVSIVERVTALEPRPHTSLTTNGIGLAKVAGALADAGLDRVNVSLDTLDAQRFATIARRDRLSDVLDGLAGAEAAGLTPVKVNAVLVRGVNDDEAVPLLRWAIDHGYLLRFIEQMPLDAQHGWDRSQMVDADEILARLADAFTLTEVPEDRGSAPAEEWLVDGGPGRVGVIGSVTRPFCGACDRVRLTADGQLRNCLFAREESDLRTAMRAGVDDDGLAARMRASLLAKRAGHGIGDPGFLQPDRPMSAIGG